A window of the Trichoderma asperellum chromosome 6, complete sequence genome harbors these coding sequences:
- a CDS encoding uncharacterized protein (antiSMASH:Cluster_6.6~BUSCO:EOG092D1THK) encodes MLDAFEVLTTSGVVVWSRTYAPVSPAIVNNFIADTFIEEKNGSIAPTDSQSAATNPAYRSDQHTLKWTFVKELGLIFVVVYRSLLHLSWVDKLVDNIKTIFVQLYGDQLTKPHTTLVECHSFDEYFDQQLRELDRSSNIGTISPIEEEEVPSNGQQSAPGLTYRGRTLNGGGAGTQDPVSTDSTPIPTPDASRPSTPGNLVVAKAGPVAKMSRRARKAQNSSSAPVSSGDESLTSSRQKKGAKATKKGRKWNAEGFADEEDDSLQLDYSQPNRASESETEAVGRSSALDAVESSTWGSRSKGKFILKDLGDEVHDILASAEAEKAEKAARAESKTGLLGSGVNTISGLFRNIVGGKTLTKADLESAMKGMEDHLLRKNVAREAAVRLCESVEKELVGVKTGNFESINAKIHSAMESSLTKMLTPTSSLDLLREIDSITSPPVTSLRKARPYVISIVGVNGVGKSTNLSKICFFLLQNKYKVLIAAGDTFRSGAVEQLAVHVRNLKELTAREGGQVELYQKGYGKDAAAVAKDAVSHAAQEGYDVVLIDTAGRRHNDQRLMSSLEKFAKFAQPDKILMVGEALVGTDSVAQARNFNAAFGSERALDGFIISKCDTVGDMVGTLVSLVHATNVPVVFVGVGQHYSDLRNFSVKWAVGKLLSSN; translated from the exons ATGTTGGATGCGTTCGAGGTTCTCACCACGTCTGGCGTCGTTGTCTGGTCCAGGACTTATGCGCCAGTCAGCCCCGCCATCGTCAACAACTTCATTGCCGACACATTCatagaggagaagaatggcAGCATTGCGCCCACCGATTCGCAGTCGGCCGCGACCAATCCCGCCTATAGGAGCGATCAGCACACTCTGAAATGGACCTTTGTTAAGGAATTGGGCTTGATCTTTGTG GTTGTATACCGTTCTCTGCTGCACCTATCATGGGTCGATAAGCTGGTGGATAACATCAAAACCATCTTTGTCCAACTCTACGGTGATCAGCTCACCAAGCCCCATACGACCCTCGTCGAGTGCCATTCGTTTGATGAATATTTCGACCAGCAGCTTCGAGAACTAGACAGATCGAGCAATATCGGAACTATAAGCCCtatagaagaagaggaagtgcCCTCAAACGGTCAGCAATCGGCGCCTGGCCTGACTTACAGAGGTCGCACACTCAATGGTGGCGGAGCTGGCACTCAGGACCCCGTCTCAACCGACTCTACGCCTATCCCAACGCCAGATGCCTCACGCCCCTCAACCCCTGGCAATTTGGTTGTTGCCAAGGCCGGCCCTGTGGCCAAGATGTCAAGAAGAGCTCGTAAAGCTCAAAACAGTAGCTCGGCGCCGGTATCCTCTGGAGACGAGTCTTTGACCTCGTCTCGGCAGAAGAAGGGCGCCAAGGCGACAAAGAAGGGGCGCAAATGGAATGCAGAGGGATTcgcagacgaagaagacgatagCCTACAGCTGGATTACTCCCAGCCTAACAGAGCAAGCGAGTCGGAAACCGAGGCGGTTGGGCGGTCCAGTGCACTTGATGCCGTCGAGTCGTCGACCTGGGGATCTAGGAGTAAAGGAAAGTTCATCCTCAAGGATTTGGGAGATGAGGTACATGACATCCTGGCGTCggcagaggctgagaaggccGAGAAAGCCGCTCGCGCAGAGTCCAAGACGGGCCTTTTGGGCTCTGGAGTCAACACCATTAGCGGCCTCTTCCGAAACATTGTGGGTGGCAAGACGTTGACCAAGGCGGATCTTGAAAGTGCAATGAAGGGCATGGAGGACCATTTGCTGCGCAAGAACGTAGCCCGTGAAGCAGCCGTTCGCCTCTGCGAAAGCGTCGAGAAGGAGCTGGTTGGCGTCAAAACTGGAAACTTTGAAA GTATCAACGCCAAGATTCATTCTGCAATGGAATCATCTCTTACCAAGATGCTCACCCCCACCTCATCGCTTGATCTTCTCCGCGAGATTGACTCCATCACATCTCCGCCTGTCACCTCGCTGCGAAAAGCTCGGCCCTATGTCATCTCAATCGTCGGCGTCAACGGTGTCGGCAAGTCTACTAATCTGTCCAAgatctgcttcttcctgCTACAAAACAAATACAAAGtcctcatcgccgccggTGATACTTTCCGTTCCGGCGCCGTTGAGCAGTTAGCCGTGCACGTGCGAAACCTCAAGGAGCTCACGGCTCGAGAAGGCGGACAGGTAGAGCTGTACCAGAAGGGATATGGCaaggatgctgctgctgtcgccaaAGATGCCGTTAGCCATGCAGCTCAGGAGGGCTACGATGTCGTCCTCATCGATACGGCTGGACGAAGGCACAACGACCAGAGACTCATGTCGTCGCTGGAGAAGTTTGCCAAGTTTGCCCAGCCCGATAAGATTCTCATGGTTGGCGAG GCTCTTGTCGGAACAGATTCCGTTGCCCAGGCTCGCAACTTCAACGCGGCCTTTGGCTCGGAGCGTGCTTTGGATGGCTTCATCATTTCCAAGTGCGATACTGTCGGTGACATGGTGGGAACTCTAGTCAGTCTGGTTCACGCGACCAACGTGCCCGTTGTGTTTGTGGGAGTCGGTCAGCATTACTCTGACTTGAGGAATTTTTCTGTCAAGTGGGCTGTAGGAAAGCTGCTGAGCAGCAACTAA